DNA from Strix aluco isolate bStrAlu1 chromosome 11, bStrAlu1.hap1, whole genome shotgun sequence:
TTAGGTAGTTTGCACCCATTTCACATTTCAACACATCACTTGGTTTAGTTTCAGAGATAATTTCTTGAGTGGAGTTTCCTAGTCTAAGGTCtatgctttttaatttattttttttttcccctgagctaATGAACACATTTAAAATGCTGGTTCCCCACCTCTGTAAGAAATTAGCTTGCCAGGTGTTAGGCTCCTGTGTTTTTCCTCTTGCACTGCTGGAGCGCCTTGACTTTTTCCCCCTGGTTATTGCTGTTGCACGGTCTTGCTTGCAGGAGCTGTGCAGCGGGTGATGTACCTGGTGACATGGGTGCAGGGTTGGTGCTGTCATGTTTGATGGCTTCCAGCTACAAATGGAGTCCTGGTTGGTCATCATGAGTGGCATATGATTGCTGTATTTAGGATTGGGGGGAAAATGgattatatatttacattttccaGAGCATTAGACTTCTGTACAGGTTGTGCTGGACTTGACTTTCACTCTTGGCTGTAGTAGCTTCATGAGTAGCCTGCTGCTTTCATAGTTTAAGTAAATTTAAGTCAAAATCTGTAAGCTGGTCCTGGGATTGATCGGTGATGGATTTGGGCACCTTTAACAATACTTGGCTGAGTGTTACCGCTGTCGAGGAGAAAGGTGCCTTTCTACTCCCTCCATGGACCTGCTGATTCTTGGTGTTCTCTTAGATCTGTGGTTTGCATATACTGGATTGCCAGACATGTCTCTTAAGCAGGTGTTGCTTACACAGATCCTTGAGGAATCACAGGTGTCCAAGTATCAGTCCAGCAAGTGGTTAATGTCGGCAGAGCTGGGTACTCCCTGAAGCTGTCAGGTGTTTTGTGACTGAGAATTCATTGTTCCAAATATACCTATATATATTATACCTTTATAATATACACTATTTTAACCGAAATGGTGCTAGCAATATATTAATGTTAATGGTATAatgttaattaaataatttattttccaacACATTCATTGATGGAACCTGACCACTTTTAATTCAAATGTTCAgatattgtactttttttttttgtagaagaaTATCAGTTGCTCCTTTTGATGATGTTCCTAAATAGAAATCCTCCCCAAACTGGTCAtactatggagaaaaaaaaaaaaagaaaaaaaaaaagaggaaaacaaaacaaaaaaacaacaccccaAAAACCGACATAGGTCAATACTTGAGCTGCTGTTCTCAGGCGTGTTGCACACTGAAGGTCTAGTAGACCATACCAAAAGGTTGTAATGAAGTGAAAGTTAAAATGACGACTCCAATATAATTTTGATCATTAGGAGACATACTTACAGATTTGTTATCCTTTGAGGAAACCTGGTATTTCAGCTTGCTTGGCCTGAGGACAGGGGTCTCTCTGCTTTGTGTGTCTGAGGTCTAGGTTTGATTCTCACTTTCTTGTTCTTTAAGATAGAGAGAGAATGGGGAGTGTTATTAAAAGCTAAGCTTTAGTGGCTGAGGAACATAGCTCCCAAAGTTAAAAGAGACTCCTGTAACCGACTGGGGACCAGCAATGAGTGGAGCCTCATGGATTACAGTGAAGCTTGAATCCTCTATGCTCTGTGTGTGGCACGGGACTTCCCAAGCcaataaaggaaaaatgttaatgGAGTAAATGACAACATGTAGTATTTAAGAATTGTTTCTGTATGGGAGCTTAAAACccctttgtttcttccttttcagaaagaAGACACAGCTCCTCCAGCAAGCCACCTTTGactcctccctcctcttcagtATTTTCCCTCATTTCATCTTTCCCTTCAAAAAACAAAGGTAGCAGTGGAAGTGGGAGCAATCGTTCATCCAGTGGAGGTACTAGTGCATCATCATCAAATTCCAAGTTGTTGAAATCACCCAAAGACAAGCTGCAGATCAGCGGAAACAACAGGTTAATGCATTCGGTACAGCATAGCAAAGTTCCCCATGATAAAATGTGAGTATGTGTTTTGATGAAGAATTAAATGTTACTACTTGCATAGACACGGCTTTATTGTagaatttccttttgtttcagaggGTTTTTGGTTTAGGGGATAATCATTTTAAACTCCTCCAGATCTTTTCCAGCAGCCTAGTCTAAGATTATAGATAATACTTACGACTATGTTGAACAAGAACTCTTCAAAGCTGCATCTTAAATCACTATAAATAAAGGTCGTTTTACAAGGGGCTCTTAGTTCTTTGATCTAATCTGCATACTTTGATCATAAGTGAGTTTTAGCTCTGATTCAGGTGATTTTTGACCTGCACACGTGAGACTGCAGAACTGATAATATAATTTACTCTCACAGAATGGAGCATTTCTCACTGGACATAACAGGCCCGTTCCAGTTGCTTTGGTGATATGCTGTATCTGTGAATTCAAATAACAGTTTCTCTGAAATACTTAGAAGGAAATGGGGACAGAAAAGATTATGGACAtcataaaaaatgtgaaaataaaaaagataagaTAACTGGGAATAAAGGAGGAAGGTCTACATTTGCATTGTGAATAGATCAGAGTATTGTTGAGTAATAACgtatttttaagtactttttataatttattactataattttcaattttccccccttttgtttttcataaataataGTATGACTCCATCTGTCAAAGTGGAAAAAATTCATCCAAAGATAGATGGTGCCCAACTGAAAGCTGCTGTTGGTCCAACTTGTTCTACTACTGTGAGTTCCTCAATAAAGACTGGCCTTAATTGTCCCTCAATACCAAAGCCACCCTTGCCTTCCCCTGGACAGATACTGAATGGTAAAGGTCTTCTCTCTGTGCCTCcatttttggaaaagaaatctgaagaaaatacaaataataggAAATTTTTACATAAAAGATTGTCAGGTAATtgtgtttaattattatttgctATATTCCTCTTAGTAGTGTAtctatagaaatatatatatagaatatatagaAATAAGTTTCAGAAATAAACACTTTTATAAAACTGTAACTTATAATTggatacattttatatattaGAATTTAAATCTATAACTTGACATACTCTTAAAGGACACAAACAACTTGAAATGTGGCTGTTGTTTTCAGAAACCATACAGATCTCAAAAGGCCAGTCAGTtcttacagttttaaaatgatgCTCTTCTACTATCtttgaagattttcttttccttctttctatatGGAAGGTCCAAATGTACATAGAAAGCAGAACAACTAGCACCCCAAACTCAAACATGTAAACCCAGTCTGTTCTTTGCACTTTTTAAACACAATAACTTTGGGTGTTAGAAACCTGGTAAAAAAGTTGTTAACACCAAagccaacaacaaaaccccaccatTTGTTTGTCACTGTTCATATTGACGGTGACCTTTAATCCTGACATGGAGGATCTATTCCTCCTTTGGGGTCCCTTACAGCTGTGCATTTCTCCATTCTGTTTGTAGACAAGATCTGTATTTCAGCGCACCGTAAACCTGCTGAGAACGTAGAAAGTGTTATTTGTACAATTTTgttgtgcatttttatttatacatttgcCTGTGTTAcatttgaaaacagttttcaatCTGGttaatttttataatgaaaataaatgttagtatTTCAAAATGTCTTAACTCTTCAATACTGTGTACCCTTGTCAGAGAGAGAATTTGATCCTGATATATACTGTGGTGTCATTGATGTGGAAACCAGGAAACCTTGTACTAGGTCTTTGACATGCAAGGTAGGATATCTTAACCAAAATAAGATTATGTAAAGTTTTAATTCAATTTTCTGAGGAATatgatggaaaacagaaaactacAAATTTTTGCTGTCAGTATTTACCACTGTAAATGGTACTTCTCAAAATGTTGCCCAGAACCAAGAAGGAATTGTTTTTGAAGTTCAGTTATTTATTCAATAACATACTTTTTGAAGTAACCTGaagatttgtatttttgtatAAACCCTTTAAACATGGATGTTGGTGTGGGACAGATTATGTTACTCCACATGTAGATAGTAGGGGCCAGCATGATGTTCTTTTTGAGGATAACCTTTGGGTCCTAGAtcatgaattttaaaattcctCATAAGCATTAAAAGTATTTGTTTATGCAGGATTGAGGTAAATCAAGCTCCTCCCCTCTCACACCCCCTCCTTTTCCCCCAGCAGAGTCTGCAGTAGATACTTAGGAGGTATTTGTGTAAATGCTAATGCTGCTTGATACACCACTACAGGCAACTCAGAAATGAGTCTTCTGAAAAAGCCACGGAGTATGCCTAGAGcttaaaatctaaattaaacAATCTGTAAAAACTTTTGGTCAGATGAAATGTGTCCTCTGGCTCAGAAATCTTGGGGACAGAGAGGTATCACTTAGTCCCAAGGAACCAAAAATCCAGATCCCCTGCAATTGTGTAATATTTAGCTACTTTCCTGCAAAGCAGCTAAACTGTCAGTAGGGGAAGCATCTGGTAAATAAACCACCTACAGAACAAAGGTAAATGAAGCTGGTACTAATGACCCAGAGGAACTGAACTTGAACACATTGCCCTTTTGGAATTACAGGGGGGAGGCAATTGTTTTTCTAATAGAGGAGGGAAAAGCTTCAAGATTTTACAAGAGAACTAAGCACATCAAAGgtgtaaagagaaagaaagtaaaacCGTTTCTCAGTAATTCCTTGTATTATACCtactcataaaatattttttagaattgCTATTTGTGTCTGAATTATGTGATCATTTTTACCTGCTAAAATGAACCCAATCAAACCTTTTAtgccatgtgaaaaaaaaaaaaaaaaaaaaaggaaaggtattGTATGTCACTCTGACAATTCAAAAAATAACTTCCATCTATTTCACTTTACCTAGAATTTATgccatatatacacatacatatctTACTATGTGTAGCATTCAGGACACTCAAAATCCTTTGAGTGTCTGACTGGACTCTGctgtatttttttgcatttcttaatatCTGTTTGATTACATTACATTAGTTTTCAAGGAATATATAGAAGGAAGCaaagtatttttgtaaatatattttatgtctCCCATTAAAAGTCTGATTTTAAGCATTATTAtgttaaatataatattttcgtaagtgaaagtaaatatttagtatttttggTTGTGTACTAGTTGGCAGTTAAAACACCAatgtaaaaaagattttaaattctgGTCTTAACCTTATAAGaagttaagttaaaaaaataaaagaattaaagaaactggcagtttcttttttttaaaaataaatttgaaagaaGTCTTTTACTCATttactgtttttcattattttgtgtcAGACAGGGATATAATCATCCACCAAGcaattttaaagtttgttttctaAGTCATTCTTCCATTTGTTTACTAAACCATAAGTGTGATGATTTTCTCTGTGTTAGAGCTCTAGACACGTGTTTTGAGTGTTTGATTTCCACAAATCTAATAGCCTGGGATTAATGATTGATTTATTCATGCTTTTGCAGACACATTCCTTAACCCAGCGGAGGGCTGTACAGGGTCGAAGAAAACGATTTGATGTGTTATTAGCCGAgcacaaaagcaaaaccagggaaaaggaacTTCTTCGACATTCGGATCATCATCAGCAGATGCCCCCTCTCAGGGAACCACATCCCTCACCTACTAAAACTTCCCAGGAGCTGCACCAAAATTCTCATGGAGTTACTCTTACAGAATCAAAGCCTTTATTACCTAATAAACCCAAACCTCACCCCCCCAGTCTTCCAAGGTAAGGAAAATCTGCAGGTCCAATGGTATGAAATTAATACTGGTAGCTTCATCAGGtggattttgaaaaagaaatatggaTCTGTTGGATGGGGCAGTATTTTTGCTCTAGGCCTGGTGACTGTCTGTCTGCAATTAGCAATTACTGAGCTGTAACTCCTAGCGAGGAGGGTTTGGTGTTTGAAACAGTAAAAGCTGACTTGCACCACTGAAAGCATTTCAGCAGTGGTTGGGCAATGCTGCTTTTCCAGGGGTGCCATACCTCCTGTCCTTCCTCCTGGTAGATGTGTTATGAGACTATGGAAAATATCACAAATCTGTTAATGTAGATTTCCTTCTGTCAGTAAAAGTAAACACTTAAGCTTGGAATTTTTAGCTAGACTTGGTTCAATAACACATTTCCTGCTTGCCTTGCCCAGGCCTCCAGGCTGTCCAGCCCAGCACAGTGGAAATGCCCCCAGCGAGTCTCCTTCTGTCCATGAGTCCCCACACCCTCCCTTGCCTGCAGCTGAGCCAGCATCTCGGTTATCCAGTGATGAGGGAGAATGTGATGAAAAAGAAGAGCCTGTTGAAAAACTGGATTGTCATTATTCAGGTCATCATCCTCAACCAGCCGCTGTACGTTTTAAGTAAAAGTTAACCTTGGTCTCTTGCTGGCTCTGAACTTGTAAACAGATTACTTGGGGGGTTTAAGGGTAGTGTTCTATTgggtatgtgatttttttttttttttccccccccctagattttaaaaaattattttgttgtctaGTAGACAGTGAAGGTTTAACTGTAGTTGCAAAGTAAATGTGCTAAAGAAATATGTTTGGAGCTCACTTACCCAatccaaaaaaaattaaaatgccaaaATACTGAAGATGAAATTGGTAACTGTTCTAAAGGGCTGTGGTTTTGGAATGAGGACATGTAAACAGTGCCCTTCTGGTGACATTTGGTTCTTGGACTTACGCacgcatgcacgcacacacatttttttaatcaaggtGCCAATCATCACAGTAAAGGTAACAGTAATGTGTTAATATTTAAAACTTGACAAAAGCTAGTTAGTCTAACTACAGACACAAACCTTATTGCCTAGCCTGTATATCagattatcttcctttttttaaacagacaacaAGCAGATAGCTGACAGCTCCTCAGAAATAGATGTTACATTGTATATGTTATATTTTTAtacgcacacacaaacacatactaCTGTCCTTCCCTGTTTAATCAGAGGGATTCAAATTTGACCACTGCTTTTGGCCATAAGTATGGGAGCATCAGATGGGAAGAAAATGATTCTGGTAAACCAAGgccaaaaatttaaaatagttgTTATATAGGAATAAAAATTCTAATTTATACTTTATTCTTGACTTAAACATCTAAAAGCATATTCGTTtagcaatatttatttataatctaGTGCATTGTTATTTAGAGTTGTTACTGAAAGTAGAAAACGCtaataaaaatctgtcttttcagtTTTGCACATTTGGTAGTCGGCAAATTGGAAGAGGTTATTACGTGTTTGACAAGCGGTGGAACCATATTCGATGTGCACTTGACTTCATGTTAGAGAAGCATCTTAATTCACAGATGTGGAAGTGAGTAGAAGTGAAAGAGTTCTTACTCTTCTTGGTATTTGTAGAAACACATGAAGCCTGTGATTCTAGTTAAAGAACAGTAAGTTCATGTTCAGATTAAAGGGGTCAAATGCTTTACATTTTCTGGAACAATTAactattaatttaataaaatattttagtggtGTTAGCCAACCTCAAGATACAATCACTCTAACGTAGCATTATTAGACTGGGTGTTATTCCGAAGAACGGTAGCTACgtaggtttttgtttttctgttcaccTGCAGGAAAATTCCTCCAGCATCTAGTAACACAGCTTCAGTTCGTGCACCACATCGGACAAACTCGATGCCTGCTTCACAGTACGGTGTCAGTGCAGCAGGTTTCCTCTTACCCACCACGGTTATGTCATCGCCAGCATTGGTATCTCCTTCCTGTGTGTCTCTGAATAATAAATCGGTACCATCACATGGAACAACACTAAATGCCAATCCTGCTACTTTGGGTGCAGTGGATCCTGTCTGCAGTATGCAATCAAGACAAGTGTCTTCATCCCCTTCAACACCTACAGTGCTTTCCTCTGTACCTTCACCTATGCCCAGCAAACCTCAGAAAATGAAATCCAGCAAATCTTTTAAACCTAAGGAATCTTCTGCTGGCAGTGGCACCTGTAACAGTACCGGCAGCGTCAGTAGCAGCGGCGGCTCAGGAAAGAAGCGTAAAAACAGTTCcgcactgctagcaccttctcattCCACAGAGTCCTTTAGAAAAAACTGTGTGGTTAACTCTGGAAACTCTGGGACCTCCTATCATCCATCCGTGACAGCTTCGTCCCACAGCGTTGGCCTCAACTGTATGACTAGCAAAGCTAACTCCGTTAGCCTCAAACATGACCAATCAGGGAGGGGTCCTCCGACTGGAAGCCCTGCAGAATCGATAAAGAGAATGAGTGTGATGATGAACAGCAGCGACTCCACGCTCTCCTTAGGGCCGTTTGTTCATCAGTCCAGCGAGCTGACTGTAAATTCACACAGCAGTTTTTCACATTCGCATACTTCCCTTGACAAAttaataggaaagaaaagaaagtgctcACCTGGTTCAAGCAGcataaacagcagcagcagcagcagcaaatcaAACAAAGTTGCCAAATTGACATCGGTGAACAATGTTCATGCAAAACACACTGGTGCAATCCCAGGGACGCAAGGACTGATGAACAATTCTCTTTTTCATCAGGTATGAAATTTTGTCTTAAACTAAGCCAATATGAACATGCCTCTTCACATGCTTATATTACGTGTGTTCTCTTAATTATTAGATAGCCAATTCCAGATCTTATTCAAGTAAAAGATAGTTCTCCTATTTGTCCACTACTCATTCTGAGTGTTTTTATAGTGCATTTACACAAGATTTTTATAAACACTCTCATAaagtgtagcttttttttttttaagtaagctTAAATATGCCATACCAAGTTCCTTAAATTTTGCCTGTGAATTGCTCTCAGATGAAATTCAGTcctcacattttaaaagaataattttaaaaataaatcttgccAGCCAGCCATGGAACTGAGCTGCATGTCTCAGCCTGACTTCTTGTTTCTGTGTCAGTAATAAACATTCTACAGAGTGGAACATAATGATGCTGGTAAGAGAACTGTGATACTGTGATAAAATAAGCCTATTATCCCAAGGTGTCATTGACTGACTTCTTAGTAATAACGAGATTAAATGTTATAAATAAGATACAAACCTTTTTAGTTggtaaagcaaacagatttacTATAAAGGAAGCAGATCTCATGAATATGTAAGATCccgtttgttttttaaacaaattgcaCTGAAAAAGTAGTGTATTGGGAGAGAAAGTTCTAGGTAAGTTAGGATGAGAGATAATTTAGAAACTGGTAGCTCAGCCTTCTTGATAATACTATTCAAATTTACTTGGAGGATCACTTGGAGAGGTAAAAATAGTTTGATACAGCTCGAGGAGAGTGTAGAAGATGAAATTTTAGGGAGCAGCTAACTACGGTTTTCAGGattgaaaacacaaaaatctttttgtttcctcTGGTGCTAATAACCTGAAATCTGTGTACCTGGAGAGCTAGGAGGTCAGTAAGATCTTTTTCAGAATGGTTTCTTGACTTTCAATTTCAGCCATAGAGGAAGATTTTCACAATTACGTTGTGTTTactgtatcaaaaaaaaaaaaggcattcagaGGCTGGATTTATTTTTGGACTTTCCTAAAACTTGCTCTTTCACTTATGCAATGTAAATAAAGGAGAAATATGATTTGAGTGAATTAAGGAAGGAAATCATGTCTGAAACCATTATAACTGTAAAGAGCTTTAGCTTGAGGATTGTCAAGTCTCGCAGAAGCCAACAGCATGTTAGTGGTGTTGCATTGTGCCTGCTGATTCTCCCCAAAATATGCTCTCCTTAGCCAGGAAATGTCTTTTAAAGGCGTCTGCTGTAACAGCCTGGCTCACtcatccttctctttcttctgcttgCTCAAAAGCCAAAGGCCCGTCCCTGATAGCTGAATGCACCATGGTGAGAAACGAACTGGACAATTTTCACTACAAGCAAAACCTCCATCTGGATTTCTGGACTCCAAGATGCCTTGAGTTTTCCCAACTTCCCATGGTCCTCAGGTGTGGAAATCTACTGGACTGTCACTTAAACAAGGAATTTCCCTGAAGCCATGTCTGTAGCAGCGAATATACTAGAAATGGACACTGGATGAAGTTCAGCCACATAATTGCTCTTATCAGTGTTAACGGTGGTCTGGACTGTTTGCTACAAATCTGTGAGATTTTACTTACAGGAGTACATCATCTTGCCACTATTTGACATAGATTGGCTGGGCAAACGAATGTTTTCTGGGGGGAAATAAACGTTACTGTGGACTTATTTTTATACTGATGGTGTCTTTTGTAGGTGATAGCTAACCGGACAGACACCCTCAATGGAGAGGACCCCGTGACGAGGGGGAAAAATGTGTGAGGCACAATGGAAAGAAGCCCTCAAGAAGGGAATATGGCTTTAGTGTTTTTATAGCAATGTTCCTTTAATGGAATATAAAAATAGCACAATTCAAAAAAATTAGTCTGTGTTTTGCCCAGCCTTTTGCAAGTAATTTGGGATAAGAAGCTATcaggagtttaaaaataaaaacccgacaaaaaccagaaaaacttgTTTGAGGCCATCGCTCAGAAAACAAGTATAAAATGTCGTACTTGCATGATACAAAACCTATTTTCTATTCTTTCAAATAAGATCTgattgcagaagaaaataaaagttaattttgtttttaaaaaaaaatccaaaaacatCAGACAAAGGCAAATAACCTCTAAAACTATATGCCCAAAGAACGTATTTATTGACCTATACTGTATACCATAGgcctttgttatttaaaaaaaaattacaactgtATTGGTTAAATTAGGCTGGATTTGCCTTCCAGCCAGTAAAAATAGCCCTTTTAAAACtaagtatttaaagtatttaaatattttctaaaaaactaAGTCAGTTTCTTTATGCCTTGTTTGTATAACTAAACATTAACATGTTATGCTTTCAACcactcagatttttttcaaaattctggaaaaaatgcCAATTTGACAGCAGAGTCCACCGTAAAGCGCAGATGTGTGCATCAGTCACCCACGCCCACCAAGGCTTTATGAATAAAGGGGGCTTTACACAGTTTTATATAGTCCAGtcaattttatgaaatattttgtcttgcTTCAAAACACCTCAAAAATGAATTCCACTAAAGGGCTTGTTGTATTATGATTTGATTCGTCTGGatgtttttaagtttttttaacATCGGGTAAAGTCTCAAAATTGACTAAGCTTTTATTAAGCgggcaaagcaaaggaaaacaaatttctaaccaagaagatatttttttctgccttaaaagGGCACCAGCTATTGCTGAGAAGAGACAATCTGAGCCTGTCTAATTGTTCGCGTAGCCCAGCCTTCTCCCCAGTTCTGGTGGCAAGTAGTACATCAGGGAATCCAAAGCCACTCTGAGTAGCAGTTGCTTAGTTGTTTACCTAACGATGCTTTCAGTTTGACCTGAACTTGCTATGAAATCATTGTTATACAGCAAAACAACAAGAAGCCTCTATGCAGACACTTTAGCTTTGAATTGATACAAAAGATCACATTGAGAAAGCAACGTACTAGAGACACTTATtatgcaaactttaaaaaaaaaaaaaaaaaaaaaaaaacaaacaacaaaaagacaacTTTTCAGGAACAAAAGGATTCGTATTTAATAAGATGCCCTGTTGAAAGGATTGTTAGAACTGCAATTGGTTTAATGTAAAGGGAACCAAAGTGCTATGCCACAAAGAGAAATCAAAGTGTATTAAATCCTGCACCGTTTGGAGTGAAATCCACGCTCTGATGAAGTCCCTGGGGCAGAGCTTCCGCTTCAGGATAGTGTCAGTCACAAGTGCAATTTGACTCTTGATAGACACAAaggtaaaggaaacaaaaaaatttggCAAGACTGAACGCTAGCGAGTTTGGGATCGAACTCTCCTCTGTTTTTTTAAGGTTCTGTTGATCTGAAAGCATAATGGCAAATTCGTGCTCCTCCGATAGCGTGCAGACGTGTTAAAAAGTGAATTCCTGGTCGCTGCTCGTACAGAGCCAGTGTCTGCGCAGCCACCAGCGCCGTGTGGGTTTCAGCCATTGGGAGTAAAGAGTTAGAACATCGTCAATTCTGTCTGCCCTTGAGCATAGACCTGCTTAAATATTATGTTTTAGGTCTTGATTTATAAGCAGAACATTGTTCCTGAAGCTTTTATTGTCACATAGTTCTTACTGTAAATAATTAAGGaagcttaaaattaattttccttgcaAAATTGAATTTGCAGTGGCTGGGTTGTTTCTAGACAGATTTTGG
Protein-coding regions in this window:
- the ATXN7 gene encoding ataxin-7 isoform X2, with amino-acid sequence MSARAAGDVRREQRSAAAARQRQRRPRHGEGGGGGGGGSGAGPAATAAAMAAVGERRSLPSPEAMLGQPWSHWVDAAKLHGNDGTALEESFKEYGRNREAMRLCREERRHSSSSKPPLTPPSSSVFSLISSFPSKNKGSSGSGSNRSSSGGTSASSSNSKLLKSPKDKLQISGNNRLMHSVQHSKVPHDKIMTPSVKVEKIHPKIDGAQLKAAVGPTCSTTVSSSIKTGLNCPSIPKPPLPSPGQILNGKGLLSVPPFLEKKSEENTNNRKFLHKRLSEREFDPDIYCGVIDVETRKPCTRSLTCKTHSLTQRRAVQGRRKRFDVLLAEHKSKTREKELLRHSDHHQQMPPLREPHPSPTKTSQELHQNSHGVTLTESKPLLPNKPKPHPPSLPRPPGCPAQHSGNAPSESPSVHESPHPPLPAAEPASRLSSDEGECDEKEEPVEKLDCHYSGHHPQPAAFCTFGSRQIGRGYYVFDKRWNHIRCALDFMLEKHLNSQMWKKIPPASSNTASVRAPHRTNSMPASQYGVSAAGFLLPTTVMSSPALVSPSCVSLNNKSVPSHGTTLNANPATLGAVDPVCSMQSRQVSSSPSTPTVLSSVPSPMPSKPQKMKSSKSFKPKESSAGSGTCNSTGSVSSSGGSGKKRKNSSALLAPSHSTESFRKNCVVNSGNSGTSYHPSVTASSHSVGLNCMTSKANSVSLKHDQSGRGPPTGSPAESIKRMSVMMNSSDSTLSLGPFVHQSSELTVNSHSSFSHSHTSLDKLIGKKRKCSPGSSSINSSSSSSKSNKVAKLTSVNNVHAKHTGAIPGTQGLMNNSLFHQPKARP